From the Clostridia bacterium genome, the window GACATAAAAAAGTCAACTATCCGGCCCCCAGCAGTCGAGGTAAAATCAACCACTTCTGCCCTGAGTTCGCCGGCACCAAGGATTATTTCTACCCCAGGTCTAGCTCGACGCGCCGGACGGATTAAGACCTCCCATCTGGTAGCCTCGCCACAGGGTGCCCTCAGCTTACGCAACAAAAGCACCTCTACTTTTCCACCAGTATGAGCCCAGCGACCTTTAAGCCTGGCAGGAATGACCTTAGTGTTATTAATTATTAAGGCATCACCAGGATGCAGATACCGAGGCAATTGCGAAAACCGACTGTGGGTAATGTTGCCAGTGGCCCGGTTAATAACCATTAACCGGGCCGCATCTCTAGGTTGTATAGGTTCTTGAGCAATTAGCTCCGCTGGTAACTCGTAATCAAACTCCGATACGTCCATTGTCGCGATCCCTTCAGCAAGAACGAACCCGCCCTAGCGACGGAAGAAAACATTAAAAAGTAAAGTCAAGATCAAGCTTAGCAGTAGGCAACTAACTATGGGAAAATAGATCGTAAAATTCCCTTTTCGAACCAAGATGTCCCCAGGAAGTTTACCTGGAATTCCTAGTCGAGCCAATGCCCACATAATCAGCCCTAGCGCGATTAAGCCAATCCCTATCGCTACTATGCTCTTGGCCATGGAATCCCACAGCGGTGGCATAACCCAAACCTCCGCTTCCTTACTGATCACGTCGGCACTCATCCAAACTATCAAGAACCTGACCGAGTTGCTCTTCAGTGTCTACCTTGACCCTGCCTAGTTTGATATCCTGTGCCCAATGAGGAGGCAAGTCGTCAATTTTCAATTCCGTGATCTGCTTTAATTGCATGTTGCCGTCTCGATCATAGCTAAATACTGCTACCCGACCATGATATGCCCCAAGCAAAAAGCAAACGATACCAACACCCGCCATCAAGAAGTAACCATATCTCCTAATCGGCATCAGCATGCCCACACGCCACCCCCTGCCAGTATTTTCCCCTAACAGTAGGTAGCTATGCGCTGTCGCTGATTAAGTGCATAGTTTTCTCGGGGATGTCAAAATTGGCCCAAACAGCTTGGACATCATCATGATCCTCAAGAGCATCCATGAATCTCAGGACTTGCTGGGCGGTACTAACATCCGCAATCGGTATAGTAGTCTGTGGCACCATGGCCAATTCCGCCTGCTGAACTGGAATGCCCTTCTGCTCCAGTTTTTCCCTTATCTCTTGCAGGTCTTCCGGTAAAGTAATCACCTGGACAATATTATCATCCTCTTGGACATCCTCAGCTCCAGCCTCAATGGCTTCCAGTATGACTTCGTCCTTGTCAATACTGGTAGCAGCCAGATCAACGGTCAAAGAGCCCTTGCGGCTGAACATCCAAGCAACGCAACCGCTCTCGCCAAGGCTTCCGCCATAGCGGCTGAAAAGGTGGCGAATTTCGGCCGCTGTGCGGTTACGATTATCCGTAAGTAACCTGAGCATCACGGCTACACCAGCGGGCCCGTAGCCCTCATAGATGATTTCTTCGTAGTCGCTTCCTTCCATGCCCCCGGTTCCTTTGGCAATAGCCCTTTGGATATTCTCATTAGGCATATTGGCCTCGCGGGCCCTCTGGATAGCCGCCTTCAGGCGGAAATTGCTTTCAGGGTCTCCTCCCCCCAATTTGGCTGCCACTATAATCTCCCGCCCAAGCTTCGTAAATAATTTGCCTCGCTCGGCATCAACTTTGGCCTTGCGGAATTTTATATTGGCCCACTTTGAGTGCCCTGACACTATATTCACCTCCCTTTGCCGTTTTAAATTCTAGCACAAAAAGGAAGCATAATAAAAGCCGCAGCTTCAACTGCGGCCAGGAGCTACCTCTTTCGGATAACGTTTATCACACTTCCTCAAGAAAGATCTTGTGGTCGACCAAAGTCATTTCCTTGATTTTGGCTCGCACCAGCTTACGCCGGCCAAAAATATCCTCCAGAAGGATACCATCTTCTTGAGGCACTACTCGGTCAACATTTTCGACCAACAATATTTCTTCTTGCCCTTTCTTCAAGTATACATTGGCTTCACACATGGGGCATCTCCTTTCTCAGCCTTTCTACCAGCGCATCAATAAGGTGCGGCAACGGTTCGGCCATGGTCCCAACTATTTCAATGCCTGAGCGATTGATAGGAAGCAGGATTTTCTTGGCCTTGCTTTTACCGACAGCCTCAGCCATGGCTGGTGTTAGCTCCCCCAACATGGAGTGAGCCACAATCACAGCCAATGAGCCAACAATAAAGTCAACCTGGTCGGCATTCTGGATAACTGCGTTTTCACCGGTAGCTCCATCGTTGGCACCTGCCCTAAGCATGAGCGAAGTTGCCACTGAATTGGTCCCGATGGCAATGATCTCAACCTCAGGGCCGAGTCCCTTGCGAATTTTCTCGGTGAGGTGCTTACCAATTCCGCCTCCCTGGCCGTCAATTACCATAATCCGCATGGCGGTACCCACCCACCTAGTTAACAGCTTATTCTACCGAACAACCTAAGGTCTGTTCCAGCTCTCTCAAAGCCCATTCATGGGCCCCCTGGTCGAATGAAGCCACTCCGTTCCGTAACACCCTAACTTTATATCCCAGCATCCTGGCATCAGCAGCTGTATAGAGAACACATATGTTGGTACATACGCCAACCAAAATTATCTCATCTATGGACAATTCCCTTAGCGTCAAA encodes:
- a CDS encoding YebC/PmpR family DNA-binding transcriptional regulator, which translates into the protein MSGHSKWANIKFRKAKVDAERGKLFTKLGREIIVAAKLGGGDPESNFRLKAAIQRAREANMPNENIQRAIAKGTGGMEGSDYEEIIYEGYGPAGVAVMLRLLTDNRNRTAAEIRHLFSRYGGSLGESGCVAWMFSRKGSLTVDLAATSIDKDEVILEAIEAGAEDVQEDDNIVQVITLPEDLQEIREKLEQKGIPVQQAELAMVPQTTIPIADVSTAQQVLRFMDALEDHDDVQAVWANFDIPEKTMHLISDSA
- a CDS encoding DUF2905 domain-containing protein; amino-acid sequence: MPPLWDSMAKSIVAIGIGLIALGLIMWALARLGIPGKLPGDILVRKGNFTIYFPIVSCLLLSLILTLLFNVFFRR
- a CDS encoding CooT family nickel-binding protein, whose amino-acid sequence is MCEANVYLKKGQEEILLVENVDRVVPQEDGILLEDIFGRRKLVRAKIKEMTLVDHKIFLEEV
- a CDS encoding DUF3842 family protein, with translation MRIMVIDGQGGGIGKHLTEKIRKGLGPEVEIIAIGTNSVATSLMLRAGANDGATGENAVIQNADQVDFIVGSLAVIVAHSMLGELTPAMAEAVGKSKAKKILLPINRSGIEIVGTMAEPLPHLIDALVERLRKEMPHV
- a CDS encoding cysteine hydrolase, translating into YICDQHKSGDAEFSMFVPHCIKGSRGGDIIDELKPESNDIVIEKRRFSAFMGTDLDLTLRELSIDEIILVGVCTNICVLYTAADARMLGYKVRVLRNGVASFDQGAHEWALRELEQTLGCSVE